From a single Brassica napus cultivar Da-Ae chromosome C9, Da-Ae, whole genome shotgun sequence genomic region:
- the LOC106417393 gene encoding methyl-CpG-binding domain-containing protein 6-like, with amino-acid sequence MSNGTEQTRKRAAPGDSNWLPPGWRVEDKVRTSGATAGSVDKYYYEPITGRKFRSRTEVLYYLEHGTSKKGSKKPDNTDSTSDHVEGQGSNKSSRKAKEPTPPPRPRSPPLKFDFENPPEKVSWSSANAGEEQGWTPFVGDDKVQDSLRREWCTAFTVITTKNPTKLSSLRR; translated from the exons ATGTCGAACGGTACGGAACAGACGCGGAAGCGTGCGGCGCCGGGAGACAGCAATTGGTTGCCACCTGGCTGGAGAGTTGAAGATAAAGTTCGAACCTCCGGTGCTACTGCTGGTTCCGTCGATAAG TACTATTACGAGCCAATCACAGGACGTAAGTTTCGATCCAGGACCGAAGTACTCTACTACTTGGAACATGGCACTTCTAAGAAAGGAAGCAAGAAACCAGACAACACTGATTCCACTTCTGAC CATGTCGAAGGGCAAGGAAGCAATAAATCCAGCAGGAAAGCTAAAGAGCCAACACCGCCGCCACGGCCACGATCCCCGCCTTTGAAGTTTGATTTTGAGAATCCGCCAGAGAAGGTAAGCTGGTCTTCGGCAAACGCGGGAGAGGAACAAGGTTGGACACCTTTTGTTGGGGACGACAAGGTTCAAGATTCATTGAGACGAGAATGGTGCACTGCGTTTACCGTCATCACGACCAAGAACCCTACTAAACTGTCGTCGTTGAGACGATGA
- the LOC106416667 gene encoding uncharacterized protein LOC106416667 — MQTFNNGDEFKDQLLRYVLKTQYDVKLNRWESTKQAAICTEPKCDWRIYCSVEKPIRKWMVKVYEDKHNHVPTGRARMLKQGTIAKLFKEEARRRPDIRSTDIKDELMHMYNVSVSIYKCRKARRIALDMVLETQKLQFSKLWDYEAELLRSNKDTTTEIVTVEKDGKQVFDRFYVCFEPLRRTWKRSCRPLIGLDGAFLKWELKGEILSAVGRDAENRIYPIAWAVVRGEDKDSWEWFITKLKNDLDLGLGDGYSFHSDKQKGLQIALATVLPNAEHRVCARHVYGNWKKKFGDLDYKPFFWKVAYSYTKGEYKLHMDELLLYDREAYEALLAAEPEHWCRAFFSKTGRSANVCNNLSESFNRTIKKARELPLINMLETIRRQAMMRISRRFKRAAKCIMQFPQRIADVLEVNRKNSKDCQIMVSSDNLYEVLVHDLSHEVSLRMGTCACGRWDLVGIPCNHAICVINDIRRKPEEYVVNYYKTPVWIDTYRDNIKPVNGELYWNKTGKGSIGVPGFRKMPGRPKKKRIAPAHESPSKPNRTTRGRRTITCSNCKQVGHNKGTCKNQSFVVEGPKRKRGRPQKIPVDGESYPSPPPKRQRKTKSQASISVPQSQSASSTASGATSGATSTFPTSSSAPPASATGPRRGRPPGRGQGRPPVRRQPSIPRGVGIYTCPFTNRVFDVRGSRARDLGQSQGPHQL; from the exons ATGCAGACGTTTAACAACGGAGACGAGTTCAAAGATCAATTGTTGAGGTATGTTCTGAAAACTCAGTATGATGTGAAGCTTAATAGGTGGGAGTCTACAAAACAAGCAGCAATATGCACTGAGCCAAAATGTGATTGGAGAATATATTGCTCTGTGGAGAAACCTATCAGAAAATGGATGGTTAAAGTCTATGAAGACAAGCACAATCACGTGCCTACGGGAAGAGCAAGGATGCTAAAACAAGGAACTATTGCCAAGTTGTTTAAAgaggaagcaagaagaagaCCTGACATAAGAAGTACAGACATTAAGGATGAGTTGATGCACATGTACAACGTATCGGTTTCAATTTATAAGTGCAGAAAAGCAAGAAGGATTGCATTAGATATGGTGTTGGAAACTCAGAAGCTACAATTTTCGAAGTTGTGGGACTATGAAGCCGAGTTATTGCGATCTAACAAGGACACTACTACAGAGATTGTGACTGTCGAGAAGGATGGTAAACAAGTATTTGATCGCTTCTATGTCTGTTTTGAACCTcttagaagaacttggaagagATCTTGTCGTCCTTTGATAGGTTTAGATGGTGCTTTTTTAAAGTGGGAATTGAAGGGAGAGATATTATCAGCAGTTGGTAGGGATGCAGAAAATAGAATTTATCCTATAGCTTGGGCTGTTGTAAGGGGCGAAGACAAGGATTCATGGGAATGGTTCATTACAAAATTGAAAAACGACTTGGATTTAGGCTTAGGAGATGGATACTCTTTTCACTCAGACAAGCAAAAG GGTTTACAAATTGCTCTTGCTACTGTTCTCCCAAATGCTGAGCATAGGGTATGTGCAAGGCATGTGTATGGAAATTGGAAGAAAAAGTTTGGGGATCTTGACTATAAGCCTTTCTTCTGGAAAGTGGCATATAGTTACACTAAAGGAGAGTATAAACTGCACATGGACGAGCTGCTTTTATATGACAGAGAGGCATATGAAGCATTGTTGGCTGCAGAACCAGAACATTGGTGTCGAGCTTTCTTCTCAAAAACAGGAAGGTCGGCTAATGTTTGCAACAACCTTTCAGAAAGCTTCAACCGGACCATCAAAAAGGCTAGAGAATTGCCTTTGATTAATATGTTGGAAACCATCAGAAGACAAGCCATGATGCGTATTTCTCGTAGGTTTAAGAGGGCAGCCAAGTGTATAATGCAATTCCCGCAAAGAATAGCAGATGTGTTGGAGGTGAATAGAAAAAACAGCAAAGACTGCCAAATCATGGTAAGTAGTGATAACTTGTATGAGGTTTTAGTGCATGATTTAAGTCATGAGGTCAGCCTGAGAATGGGAACGTGTGCTTGTGGGCGTTGGGACCTGGTTGGTATACCTTGCAACCATGCAATTTGTGTCATCAATGACATTCGTCGAAAACCAGAAGA GTATGTTGTTAACTACTATAAAACTCCAGTGTGGATAGACACATATAGGGACAACATCAAACCAGTCAATGGGGAGCTCTATTGGAATAAAACTGGTAAGGGATCCATTGGTGTTCCTGGATTTAGAAAGATGCCAGGACGTCCTAAGAAAAAGAGAATTGCACCAGCTCATGAGTCCCCATCAAAGCCCAATAGAACAACTCGTGGTAGGAGGACTATCACTTGTAGTAATTGCAAACAGGTTGGACATAACAAAGGGACTTGTAAGAATCAATCTTTTGTGGTTGAAGGTCCAAAACGAAAACGTGGAAGACCTCAGAAGATACCT GTTGATGGTGAAAGCTACCCATCTCCTCCAcctaaaagacaaagaaaaactAAGTCTCAAGCTTCCATTTCAGTGCCTCAATCCCAATCTGCATCATCTACTGCATCTGGTGCGACCTCTGGTGCGACCTCTACGTTTCCAACATCATCTAGTGCACCACCTGCTTCAGCTACGGGACCTCGACGTGGCCGACCACCAGGACGAGGTCAAGGTCGTCCACCAGTCCGAAGACAGCCATCGATCCCTAGGGGAGTTGGTATTTACACATGTCCTTTCACAAATCGAGTATTTGATGTGAGAGGAAGCAGGGCACGAGATCTTGGACAATCTCAGGGACCACACCAACTCTAG